The following proteins are encoded in a genomic region of Amphiura filiformis chromosome 18, Afil_fr2py, whole genome shotgun sequence:
- the LOC140139123 gene encoding uncharacterized protein produces MGVTRRDRIRNTIIRKTLGVEFSILDRITRKRLHYFGHVQRMPPSRLPKMAFECHIQGVRPRGRPPKRWRDCLLADCKRTNLNSIVNASRTTVDRTVWRDIVMRMPPLNPQLE; encoded by the coding sequence ATGGGAGTAACACGGAGAGACAGGATCCGAAACACCATCATCCGCAAAACCCTGGGTGTTGAATTTTCCATCTTGGACAGAATAACCCGGAAGAGACTGCATTATTTTGGCCATGTCCAGAGAATGCCTCCCTCACGCCTTCCAAAGATGGCCTTTGAATGTCACATCCAGGGAGTCAGACCTAGAGGAAGACCACCAAAGAGGTGGAGAGACTGCCTGCTAGCTGACTGCAAAAGAACTAACCTAAACTCCATAGTAAATGCCAGCCGTACAACAGTTGACAGAACAGTTTGGCGGGACATTGTGATGCGGATGCCGCCACTCAACCCCcagttggagtga
- the LOC140139122 gene encoding craniofacial development protein 2-like yields MAPWLNYKVYAPNTADSEEMVEEFYDLLQTTIKKTKKNDILLVMGDLNAKVGLFKQKKDSRQWTRESPDQKTHNKVDYIIISNRWKTSVSNARSFPSADVGSDHQLVITNIRLKFHAKKKPNYPKQYDIFRLKSPEHRKNYEVEIGGRVAQLLEQPDTDTETMWEGIKTAFNETSKKVLGYKKRSQRKAMD; encoded by the exons ATGGCGCCATGGCTGAATTACAAGGTTTATGCACCCAATACAGCCGACTCAGAAGAGATGGTAGAAGAATTCTACGACCTTCTACAAACTACGATCAAAAAGACTAAAAAAAATGACATCCTACTTGTTATGGGAGACCTAAACGCAAAAGTTGGAT TGTTCAAACAGAAGAAGGACAGCCGACAGTGGACAAGGGAGTCACCAGACCAAAAGACCCACAACAAAGTAGACTACATTATTATCAGTAACCGATGGAAAACCTCTGTAAGCAATGCGAGAAGCTTCCCTAGCGCAGATGTAGGATCAGATCATCAACTCGTGATAACAAATATACGCTTGAAATTCCATGCCAAAAAGAAACCAAACTACCCGAAACAATATGATATCTTCAGGCTAAAAAGCCCAGAACACAGGAAAAACTATGAGGTGGAAATAGGGGGTAGAGTTGCCCAACTGCTGGAGCAACCAGACACAGATACTGAAACTATGTGGGAAGGAATCAAGACAGCATTCAACGAAACATCCAAGAAAGTCCTTGGATACAAAAAAAGGTCACAAAGAAAAGCCATGGATTAG